TCATATACCACCCATCCAAAGAGCAAAGAGCAATCTTCAACCATCAACATCAATAGGTGTTGGTGTGGACATGCCTAGTTCCGATGTAGTAACATCATTCACaagttcaacaaaaaaaaaaaaaaacataaaagtcacttgtacaataaaacaatatatatgccaagAATCCAAGAcatgcagtttttttttaataataatagacatgcagaattttttttaataaataaagaaatagaaattaatttttttttttaatataacagATAATAGTCATACCTCCATCAAGCTTTTCAAACTCCTCAACATCATCTATGGCAGCACAAAGGCAGATTAGAGCCAATGAAGGACAGAGCCAATTTTAACCACAAATGAGGGCTTCCACCATAAGTGGAGACAATGAACTTCGGAAGGGATCAAGGACACGACCAGCCGTACTAAAGGCAGATTCTGAGGCCATAGTGGATACCGGAATTGCAAGAACATGTTGTGCAACTCTTGAAAGCACACGGTATCATGGAGAATTAACCTTCCACCaagccaaaatatcaaaattatcatCAAAGACATCTTCACAACTCTCTAACAAGTATTTATCAACTTCTGATTTGGTATTTGAAGAATTAATACCCTTCAAGTGCTCCTTAAATCCCATCATCCTCATTGCCTTCGCATCAACCACACTAGAATCATCTCCCTCCATTGATCCACTTGGTTTTTGGCCTTGGGCTTGTGCAGCAACACTAGCACTACTACTCCCCACTTGATTTTGAGCATAAGCATTATATAAATCCACCAAAATAACCTTTATTCTTTTTGCCATATCAACAACCTTTTGGTTCTTATACAAAGTACCAAAACAGTACTTAAGATACCTCATCTTGTATTGAGGATCAAGAACTAGCCCTACATACAACAAGTGCTTCATATTATCAAAGTTCCCCcaatacttttcaaattttgtcttCATGTAATCAgccattttttttcaacaaataactATCTTTTTCATACTCCAAGTCAATTGTGTCATGAATTGACATGAGctctaaaaagaaagaattgctAGTGACATAATTAGCACCTAAAAACCGCAAGGTTgcatcataaaaaatttaagaaatttcgAAAAGATCCTAATCTTTTCCCAATCCACATCACCCATTCCTCAAGCAACCTCATCTATATCATTTCCATCTTCCTTTTCCTCCTCTCTAATTGTCATAAGATAATTTGGATCTTCTTCCTCCAATCTCTCAAAAGCTTTTTGATACTTCTCAGCCTTCTCCAACATAATATAGGTGTAGTTCCACCTAGGGGGCACATCTAAGCACAATGACCTTTAAACTCAACTTTCTCCTTCTCTGCACATAACTTAAATGTGCTTTGTCTTTGTGGAGATGATCTCACATACCGCACAGATTTTCTCACCTTCACTATTGTCTCATCCATTTCAACTAACCCTTCACGAACAATTAAGTTCAAGATATGAGCACTACACCTCACGTGCAAGtatttatgccctaaaattgTTGCCTTCCTATGCTTAgtctttttttgaataaaagaaatcaGCCCACTATTAGAAGCAGCATTATCAATTGTAATAGTTAAAATCTTGTCTATCCCCCAATCAAGTAAACACATCTCAACTGCCTTCCCAAGTGTTTCACCCTTGTGATTTTCCACTAAACAAAAACTAAGAATTTTCTTGTGTATTTTCCAATCACTATCTATAAAATGGGCAGTGAGACACATGTAGTTCAAATTTTGAACGGATGTCCATGTATCTGTGGTAAGGCAAACCCGCTGCTCTTTTAGGGCTTCTTTCAACTTTTGTTTCTCATCTAAAAACACCCTAAAGCAAGTTTTGGCAATTGTTGTGCGGCTAGGGATTGGATTGAACCTAGGTTGGGTTTTATACATAAACCTCTTAAAACCATAACCCTCCACAAACCTAAAAGATAGCTCATCTAGAATAATCATCTCTGCCAATGCTATCATACATTCCTCAAAATTAAACACCCAAGGCACTAGTTTACCACtactttctccttcttctttagGTTTGAGTGCTAAggttgattggttttttttttttcttttcttccctaTAAGGATATTTCAAACATAGTGATTGTATGTGAGTTCTCATGGTTGTAGTGCCATTTTGCTTAGTGTCACAAGCATAGGTTGTGCCACAGTAGTTACAAGTTGCCCTAggtcttcccccccccccctttcaaTAACAGTGAAATGACCCCAAACAAAAGATCTTTTTTTACCAGTATTACCCGCATTTGGTGAGAGTGGGGGTTTGCATTTGTCTTCATGCACATTAGTTGTGCCTTGACCCACTTTAAGGTCTTGACCCTCTGGGATTTCCGTTGTCTCATTCatcttcaataaaaaataaaacacaataagCCAGCaactataaaaagtaaaaaataaaaaataaaaaataaaaatttaacgccaataacaataaaacaataacacaataaaagtcagcaaccaaaaaagaagaaggaaaaggacTCTAGTATACAGCAACAAGCCGACAATAAACACTTCAATGAGATAATAATAAACACATCAACGTCAAggcaataataaacaaatacccCAACATCACAGTCAACTATTAACAAATACACCAACATCACAGTTAAGCACATAGGgtaattgattttcaaatctgtaacattaattagaaaataacaACTTAACATCACAGTCACGGATTCACTGCAtgtcaacaacaataaaaaaaaacatatcaacaataaataaataaataagcagctaactttataaaaaaaaaaaaaaaaaaaaaggcaatcagctaactttaataataataaaaaaccaacaAGCACAAGCAGCCAAGCACATGGGTTATCGATTTTTTCAAAACCCCAACTTTAAAGCCCAACTTTATTCGCATAtaaagcttaaaaaaataaacatcttGATTACCAAATAGAGATTCAGACATTCAGTATTTTAAAAATCCTAACTTTATTGattaagtattaaaaaaaatacaaaatacaaaacagaGAAGGGGTTATTGAGCTTTTCAACGAGCACATGACACAAAGGCAATCAACTGAGCTAACTTTAACACATGGGTTATCGATtctttcaaaaccctaactttaGTTGCATATAAAACATTAatacttgaaaaaataaacGTCATGATATTATGTTGTTACTACAAAACAGAATCactattttcaaaaaccaaaacacaaaacagaGAGAGGGTCAAAGGGTAAAGAGATTTTCAAAATGGAGACTCACCGTGAGATGAGAAGTCGATGATTAAGCCGGTGTGGGGAGGGCTGAacgtgagagagagtgagggctAAACGTGGAGGGCTGGAGGTTGTCAGTTTCGAAGAGTGAAGGCTGAATGGAAGCTCACCGTGGGTGAAAAGGGAGGGATGAacgtgagagagagtgagggctGAACGTGGAGGGTTGAAGGCTGTATGTTTCGAAGAGTGAAGGCTAAACGGAGGCTCACCGTGGGCGTGGAGACTGTCGAAGTGTCTATTTTAGAGATGGAGAGTGGCGGctaaagagaagagagagtggAAAGTGTGAGACTGATTGAAAAATGTGGGGTATGTAGGGTAGGGTTTCCAACTTTAGATTTTATAGTGtaattagttttagtttaattaGCTTAATTAGAATCATTAGATATTTACTTAATTATAGGTAATTAATCTAatgggttttattttaattataggCCGGATcacttatcaaacaaaaaaaaaaacaaggccGGATCAGTCAAGGCCCAATCTTGAAtcacttgaaattttgaatcaCCATTGGCCCAATTGTGAATAAAATTGGGCCAAAGCATGTcacttattaaatatatattatattatatatttaatatattaatatataataatatttcagTTCGGTTCGGTCAGTTCGGtgtataaaaaattgacaccgACAACCGAACCGAAATATTCggttttttataatataaaaccaaaaccaaaactgaACCGAACCGAACTGAAAATTTTGCCTCGGTTCGGTCGGTTTGAATCGGTTTTTTCGATTCCACTattttttgcacacccctacttTCAATGATTTTTAATAATACTTTGACATTTAGTTACCGTTGAAAAAAAGTGGTACACCTTTATCAATGGTTACCAAACATCAAAGTATCTTTTCAACGGTTACATaggcttaaaaaaatattatcaacatACTTTTTAGTGATAGTTTTAAATGGTCATTTTCACCGTTAAGAATACTTTTTTAGACcatttttagtacttttttcGAATGTTTCAATTATTGAAAATGGCGAAACTTTCTATAGTGAAACCGTGTAATCTATATTACATGCAAGTTTCAGAGTCAAAATGATGATAGTGACAATCCCCTTATTACATTTAGAAAACTGTCAATACTTAAGCTAATATTTAAATCCTTAAGACACGGAAGATTatgccttcaaaaaaaaaacctacacaTTCAATATGGGTGtgcctaatttttatttttatttttgtaaatagcTGGATAAATGTTgctttagaattttatttttacacataattttaaaaatgtagcTCATAgccaaaaatatcatcaaaataaatataaacatgaTAATAAAATATGTTATGTTATTTGAATCTACAAACATATGTTATTCTTTATAGgataaaagtgtttttttttttcaaatatatcattttatgaattatttcaCTAAAAGGACTCTTTCGAAAATTATTTAGTTAGATAACCTTATTTGAAACTCAAATTTGTGACAGGAATTTGACGCGTACGTTTTACTGTGAAGCATTTTGAGcatgtttttagaaatttttttttttctctctctcttttattggGTGGGGATATACATTTTAGTGGAGGTATTTGCATTTTCACGTGGTAATTAGCCATTGCACATGAGAAAATCAAGGCTTGACTAACAACTTATTATTGACTCGATGACCGAAAGACATCCAGGCTAGCTGGGGCACACTTCTTTCAACCTTTCGTGCACTGCCAAACTCCTTTTGGAAATTTATAAGAAGTTTCCTTCACTGTCACAATCCAAATCTAATTGCTCTTTCGTAAAATGTTGACTTACAAGAGAACAAgccagtcttttttttttctttttctttttttttctctccttttttttttttttttttttttttttggctgagaaGAACAAGCCAGTCTATTAAAAAAGTCGAAAACTTTTCTCATTGGTTGGATAACGATTAACACATCATCAAATGATTTCTAAGAAATAATTTAATAACCAATAAAATATCAAGATTAAGcaaatttactcttttttaaatttagaaatattttgcTTTTACTTCCCATTTAAAAATTTGGATTGAAACTCCAAAATTATGTAATGTTTTGAAAGAATTCCCTTCCATTCATACTTGATGCTAAATATCGATTTAGTGTCACCTAAACTCAAAACATCATAATTTTTCGACTTAAAACTACATTGTCATAATTCTATTTAAGTCAGGtcacatattttttaattattaattaatatgattattgtttttaaattctttaattcctcttcctatatatttttccctttagttctctctctctctctctctcattgatcTATTTTCTCTTTGCCACCACAACTCTTTTACAATCTTGGCAAGGCCATCAAGTGCCACGTACTtgtaacacaatatatatataaattactttttatcattCATTATCAAGTTAGTGTACCTTATCAGTTTTAGTTTTCTTTGGTAGGTAAGCTATTTAGGCAGGTGGCCGATAGAGTGTTGGAATGAGTGTCTAAACAGTTTGGTAGCTtagtttttacatatattttcacattttaaacaacattacacacatttttttacccacatgtatatcaaaaacacccaaacaacattATTCAAACTCCTCTACCAAACAGGCCTAAAGATTTTAAACTTGCAGAAGTAGCAATTGCTCAAAACTCTAACGGCTTCATAGTTTTGTACATATCCTTTTAAGCGCAGACATATATACTTTTGGATCTTTTGGTAATTGAATATATGTTTGCCAATTGGTCAACTGAAAGTAATTTAGAAATCTAGCGATTTCACTTGCAAAGTAAGCACACTAAAAGGTGCTATATACAGGTGTTCCTGTTTAACATCATACATGTTCACTTAGAGAGTTGGTTAAAGTTGTCATTTcctaaaaggtttttttttattattatttttttaatcttctatTTTGTCACCCTATCCCTTCTAATCaaagttttcaaatttcaattcagGGGCATCTTGAGACATGAATTGAGCTTCAAGAAGTTGCTTCTATGATGAAATtcaatctgaactttatcaaagCCTAAATAGCACATTGGCTGATATTTCATTTGCTAAAATATTAAcgtttagtttt
The sequence above is drawn from the Castanea sativa cultivar Marrone di Chiusa Pesio chromosome 5, ASM4071231v1 genome and encodes:
- the LOC142635736 gene encoding zinc finger BED domain-containing protein RICESLEEPER 1-like, whose amino-acid sequence is MADYMKTKFEKYWGNFDNMKHLLYVGLVLDPQYKMRYLKYCFGTLYKNQKVVDMAKRIKVILVDLYNAYAQNQVGSSSASVAAQAQGQKPSGSMEGDDSSVVDAKAMRMMGFKEHLKGINSSNTKSEVDKYLLESCEDVFDDNFDILAWWKVNSP